One stretch of Octopus sinensis unplaced genomic scaffold, ASM634580v1 Contig15302, whole genome shotgun sequence DNA includes these proteins:
- the LOC115230316 gene encoding cuticle protein 16.5-like — protein sequence MTMITTDDADVDADDENEDDDDNNDNDDDNDMTHKSAPAVTDKSAPAVTHKSAPAATHKSDPAVTDKSAPAVTHKSAPAATHKSAPAVTHKSALAATHKSAPAVTYKSAPAVTHKSAPAVTDKSAPAVTHKSAPAATHKSAPAVTDKSAPAVTHKSAPAATHKSAPAVTHKSALAATHKSAPAVTYKSAPAATHKSAPAVTDKSAPAVTHKSAPAATHKSAPAVTHKSALAATHKSAPAVTYKSAPAATYKSAPAATYKSALTHKST from the exons atgacgatgattacGACTGACGATGCCGATGTTGACGCTGACGATGAaaatgaggatgacgacgataacaacgataacgatgacgacaatgaca tgacacataaaagtgcCCCTGCAGTGACGGATAAGAGTGCCCCTGCAGTGACACATAAGAGTGCCCCTGCTGCGACACATAAAAGTGACCCTGCAGTGACGGATAAGAGTGCCCCTGCAGTGACACATAAGAGTGCCCCTGCTGCGACACATAAGAGTGCCCCTGCAGTGACACATAAGAGTGCCCTTGCAGCGACACATAAGAGTGCCCCTGCAGTGACATATAAAAGTGCCCctgcagtgacacataaaagtgcCCCTGCAGTGACGGATAAGAGTGCCCCTGCAGTGACACATAAGAGTGCCCCTGCTGCGACACATAAAAGTGCCCCTGCAGTGACGGATAAGAGTGCCCCTGCAGTGACACATAAGAGTGCCCCTGCTGCGACACATAAGAGTGCCCCTGCAGTGACACATAAGAGTGCCCTTGCAGCGACACATAAGAGTGCCCCTGCAGTGACATATAAAAGTGCCCCTGCTGCGACACATAAAAGTGCCCCTGCAGTGACGGATAAGAGTGCCCCTGCAGTGACACATAAGAGTGCCCCTGCTGCGACACATAAGAGTGCCCCTGCAGTGACACATAAGAGTGCCCTTGCAGCGACACATAAGAGTGCCCCTGCAGTGACATATAAAAGTGCCCCTGCTGCGACATATAAAAGTGCCCCTGCTGCGACATATAAAAGTGCCctaacacataaaagcacct